The Nitrospira sp. genome window below encodes:
- a CDS encoding cytochrome c biogenesis protein CcdA, whose product MLQSMPQISLVAAFSAGLLSFVSPCVLPLVPSYISYITGLSVEQLTDAGERSKFKTAIVVNALLFIAGFSSVFIAFGASASFIGQMLITYQDHIRRIGGIMIIVFGLYLLGILNLNFLKMEHRYQFRNRPAGYLGSFLIGVAFAAGWTPCVGPVLGTILLYASTTDSLLNGIVLLACYSLGLGLPLFLTALGVDRFLAYFKEVRAYLWGVSTVSGVFLIIVGIMIYANSLTMITSFLEQHGIGWTLGQ is encoded by the coding sequence ATGCTGCAATCGATGCCCCAGATTTCGTTAGTCGCCGCATTTTCGGCGGGGCTCTTGTCGTTCGTATCGCCCTGCGTGCTGCCTCTGGTGCCCTCTTACATTTCCTATATCACCGGCTTGTCGGTGGAACAGCTGACCGACGCCGGCGAGCGCAGCAAGTTCAAGACGGCGATCGTGGTGAACGCGCTGCTGTTTATTGCCGGATTCTCCTCCGTCTTCATCGCCTTTGGCGCGTCGGCCAGTTTTATCGGCCAGATGCTGATTACCTATCAGGATCATATCCGCCGCATCGGCGGCATTATGATCATCGTGTTCGGCCTCTATCTGTTGGGCATCTTGAATCTGAATTTTCTGAAGATGGAGCACCGGTATCAGTTTCGCAACCGCCCGGCCGGCTATTTGGGGTCGTTCCTGATCGGCGTGGCGTTCGCGGCCGGGTGGACGCCCTGTGTCGGGCCGGTGCTGGGGACCATTCTTCTGTATGCCAGCACGACCGACTCGCTGCTCAACGGCATCGTGCTCTTGGCCTGTTATTCCCTCGGTCTCGGTCTGCCGTTGTTTTTGACCGCCCTGGGTGTCGATCGCTTCCTGGCCTATTTCAAGGAAGTGCGGGCCTATCTCTGGGGCGTCTCAACGGTAAGCGGCGTGTTTCTGATCATCGTCGGCATCATGATCTACGCCAATTCGCTGACGATGATCACCAGCTTCCTCGAACAACACGGAATCGGCTGGACCTTGGGCCAGTAA
- a CDS encoding TlpA disulfide reductase family protein, with amino-acid sequence MTRRLCGLGLLGLSVTAWAMSSWAAGPEPVSVQAESVAERGVVRVGDEAPNFQLRDLAGNMVSLSQLRGKVVLLNFWATWCGPCRIEMPAMEQLYRSYARKDFEILAVSTDAQGAAVTRPFQQEMGFTFPIVHDADYRVGLMYGARSLPMTFMVDRNGIVRQKVPGARNWDAPEARELIQAMLKY; translated from the coding sequence ATGACGCGGCGGCTGTGTGGACTTGGCCTGCTGGGGTTGTCAGTCACGGCATGGGCAATGTCATCTTGGGCGGCAGGTCCTGAGCCGGTTTCTGTGCAGGCTGAATCGGTTGCGGAGCGCGGTGTGGTCAGAGTGGGGGATGAGGCGCCGAATTTTCAATTGCGCGATCTTGCGGGCAACATGGTGTCCCTCTCGCAGTTGCGCGGGAAAGTGGTGCTGCTGAATTTCTGGGCGACGTGGTGCGGCCCCTGCCGGATCGAGATGCCGGCCATGGAACAGCTCTACCGCAGTTATGCGCGCAAAGACTTTGAGATTCTCGCGGTCTCCACCGACGCGCAAGGGGCGGCGGTGACCAGGCCGTTCCAGCAGGAAATGGGCTTCACCTTTCCCATTGTGCATGATGCCGATTATCGTGTCGGCTTGATGTATGGGGCGCGGTCCTTGCCCATGACCTTCATGGTGGACCGCAATGGGATCGTCCGGCAGAAGGTGCCAGGCGCCAGAAATTGGGATGCGCCTGAGGCGCGTGAGCTGATCCAAGCCATGCTGAAATATTAG
- a CDS encoding TlpA disulfide reductase family protein, which translates to MADQSVTPPPATLSRVFILGAGALVLAATFVIVWLQSAKYEPLVVGKTAPDFALTDLNEKPYRLSDFRGKVVFLNFWATWCAPCREEMPSMEVLNKNFEKDGLVILAVSIDRVTTAKDIPPFVKGLNLTFPVLLDSWGKTDKPYKRMGVPETFIIDQQGVIREIIIGPKDWTRIDNLKTITTLLNVMPKTADGGSTPGMASKAGGL; encoded by the coding sequence ATGGCTGATCAATCCGTCACTCCACCGCCGGCAACGTTGTCGCGCGTATTTATTCTTGGCGCGGGGGCGCTGGTGCTCGCGGCGACCTTTGTCATTGTGTGGCTGCAAAGCGCCAAGTATGAACCGCTTGTCGTCGGCAAGACGGCGCCGGATTTTGCGCTCACCGATCTGAACGAAAAGCCCTACCGCTTGTCTGACTTTCGCGGGAAGGTCGTCTTCCTGAATTTTTGGGCCACCTGGTGCGCGCCCTGTCGAGAGGAAATGCCCTCGATGGAAGTGCTCAACAAGAATTTCGAAAAAGACGGCCTCGTCATTCTGGCGGTCAGCATCGACCGGGTGACGACGGCCAAAGATATTCCCCCGTTTGTGAAGGGGCTCAATCTCACGTTCCCCGTGCTGCTCGATTCCTGGGGGAAGACGGACAAGCCCTATAAGCGGATGGGAGTGCCGGAAACCTTTATCATCGACCAGCAGGGCGTCATTCGAGAAATTATTATCGGGCCGAAAGATTGGACGCGCATCGATAACCTCAAGACCATCACAACTTTGCTCAATGTCATGCCCAAGACGGCGGACGGCGGCAGCACTCCGGGGATGGCTTCCAAGGCAGGTGGGCTATGA
- the ccsB gene encoding c-type cytochrome biogenesis protein CcsB: MMRSLFLFDMTFWLYLAALVLYIGYLFARRPTMALAPAGHPSDNFDERDGAWATQLGQVATLVTVFGWLVNTGALFTRAFERMEHSGTFAPWSNQFEAMAYVSWAIILGYVILELRYKIKAVGAFVVGIGFIAMGAASLLPYRYQTAEPLVPALNSYWIYIHVSVTLTSYAAFAMAGGLGLMYLFKERAERQGKTTGFYAAFPDLETIDELGYKAITIGFPLLAFGIILGAMWANYAWGGYWSWDPKETWSLIVWLIYGAYIHARMTRGWEGRKAAIYAVFGFLMVVFCFWGVNFLLSGLHAYA; this comes from the coding sequence ATGATGCGATCGTTGTTCTTGTTCGATATGACGTTCTGGCTCTACCTGGCAGCCCTCGTGCTGTATATCGGTTATCTGTTTGCGCGCCGCCCGACGATGGCCCTGGCTCCGGCGGGGCATCCCAGCGACAACTTCGATGAGCGTGATGGCGCCTGGGCCACGCAGTTGGGGCAGGTGGCTACTCTGGTGACGGTCTTTGGCTGGCTGGTGAATACCGGGGCGCTGTTCACCCGCGCGTTTGAACGCATGGAGCATTCCGGCACGTTTGCCCCCTGGTCAAATCAGTTTGAAGCGATGGCCTATGTGTCTTGGGCCATTATTCTCGGCTACGTTATTCTGGAATTGCGCTACAAGATTAAGGCGGTCGGCGCCTTCGTTGTCGGAATCGGGTTCATTGCAATGGGGGCGGCGTCGCTCTTGCCCTATCGCTATCAGACAGCCGAGCCGCTGGTGCCGGCCCTCAATAGCTATTGGATCTACATTCATGTGTCCGTCACCTTGACGAGTTATGCGGCCTTTGCCATGGCCGGCGGGCTGGGCCTCATGTATCTTTTTAAAGAGCGGGCGGAGCGCCAAGGGAAGACAACGGGCTTTTACGCGGCCTTTCCCGATCTCGAGACCATCGATGAGCTGGGCTACAAGGCCATCACCATCGGGTTTCCACTGCTGGCCTTCGGCATCATTCTCGGCGCCATGTGGGCGAATTACGCCTGGGGCGGCTACTGGAGCTGGGACCCGAAAGAAACCTGGTCGCTGATCGTCTGGCTGATTTACGGCGCCTACATCCATGCGCGCATGACGCGCGGGTGGGAAGGCCGCAAAGCGGCGATCTATGCCGTCTTTGGATTCTTGATGGTCGTATTCTGTTTCTGGGGCGTCAACTTTCTCCTGTCCGGGCTGCACGCCTACGCGTAA
- a CDS encoding cytochrome c biogenesis protein ResB: MNSQSDALPTEPAPPRPSTPGLGWDEFSRELVDFFASVKLAIFLFLFIAITATIGTVIQQGERAEVYIQEYGENAYRWFLRLGFTDVYHTWWFTSLLGLLCVNSLTCFYKRFPSVWRSMKQDKVGVTMAFVKNLKQQAEIPVENTKESVAQSLVQHFVSKGYRVLAKNEPGEVTVYATKGVMGRVGAHMAHLSATVIVLGGLLGSYYGFQEFGVCLEGQTYHIPRGNFDLKVDKFWIDYHENGSVKSYNSTLTVLEGGQAKATKTITVNDPLVYNGIWFYQSSYGDAWDQVEVARINIKDKETDKVLKTVDLEWQKEQTLPDLNLKLSITDFVADFAFNSTEKKVYSKTIEHANPAIKLVLTERDSVQATPWLFQQFPDLFEIKDSKYQFELVGYKPRKFTGLQIAKNPGINVVWTGCTMIVVGITLSSFIFHRRIWTKIVPTPTGVVVHIGGTTHKSQIDFNKEFRKLTEKIQTFKA, encoded by the coding sequence ATGAATAGCCAATCTGATGCCCTTCCTACGGAACCGGCCCCTCCGCGTCCATCGACTCCGGGATTAGGCTGGGACGAATTTTCCCGCGAGTTAGTCGATTTTTTCGCATCGGTCAAACTCGCCATTTTCCTCTTCCTCTTTATCGCGATCACCGCCACGATCGGGACCGTGATCCAGCAAGGGGAGCGGGCCGAGGTCTATATCCAGGAATACGGGGAGAACGCGTATCGGTGGTTTCTCCGGCTCGGGTTCACGGACGTCTATCACACCTGGTGGTTTACCAGCCTGCTCGGTCTTTTGTGTGTGAACTCCCTTACCTGCTTCTACAAGCGGTTTCCTTCCGTGTGGCGCTCCATGAAGCAGGACAAGGTGGGCGTCACGATGGCGTTCGTCAAGAATCTGAAGCAGCAGGCCGAGATTCCCGTCGAGAACACCAAGGAGTCGGTTGCTCAGAGTCTCGTGCAGCACTTCGTGTCAAAAGGCTATCGGGTCCTGGCGAAGAACGAGCCGGGCGAAGTCACCGTCTATGCGACCAAGGGGGTGATGGGACGGGTCGGCGCCCACATGGCGCACCTGAGCGCGACGGTGATCGTGCTCGGCGGTCTGCTCGGCAGCTATTATGGGTTTCAGGAATTCGGCGTCTGTCTGGAAGGCCAGACGTACCATATTCCGCGCGGCAACTTCGATCTGAAGGTCGATAAGTTCTGGATCGACTATCACGAAAATGGCTCGGTCAAGTCCTATAACAGTACGCTGACGGTGCTGGAGGGCGGGCAGGCAAAGGCCACGAAGACCATTACGGTCAATGATCCGCTGGTGTACAACGGCATTTGGTTTTATCAATCCAGCTATGGTGATGCGTGGGACCAGGTGGAAGTCGCCCGCATTAATATCAAGGATAAGGAAACCGACAAGGTTCTGAAGACGGTCGACCTCGAATGGCAGAAGGAGCAGACGCTGCCTGATCTCAATCTGAAGCTGTCGATTACGGATTTCGTGGCGGACTTCGCCTTCAACTCCACGGAGAAAAAAGTCTATTCCAAGACGATTGAGCACGCCAACCCGGCGATCAAGCTCGTTCTGACCGAGCGCGATTCGGTGCAGGCGACCCCCTGGCTGTTCCAGCAGTTCCCCGACCTGTTTGAAATCAAGGATTCCAAGTACCAATTCGAGTTGGTCGGGTATAAGCCGCGGAAGTTTACCGGATTGCAGATCGCCAAGAATCCGGGGATCAACGTCGTGTGGACCGGGTGTACGATGATCGTGGTGGGGATCACCCTCTCCTCGTTCATTTTTCATCGGCGGATTTGGACGAAGATCGTGCCGACGCCCACCGGTGTCGTGGTGCACATCGGCGGCACGACCCATAAGAGTCAGATCGACTTCAATAAGGAGTTCCGCAAGCTGACGGAGAAGATTCAGACGTTCAAGGCGTGA
- the metK gene encoding methionine adenosyltransferase produces the protein MRNNYLFTSESVTEGHPDKIADQISDGILDAILAQDKYSRVACETILTTGIAFVAGEISTKAYVEIPDIIRDVIKDVGYNDASWGFDSHTCSVLTAIHQQSSDIAMGVDSGGAGDQGLMFGYATNETTELMPMPIVLAHRLTKRLAEVRKKKILNWVRPDGKSQVTVEYKNGKPVRIDTIVVSTQHSPDVTNKQIERDIMEKVIKPVMPKGLYNPASVKHHINPTGRFVVGGPMGDTGLTGRKIIVDTYGGHGSHGGGAFSGKDPTKVDRSASYMARYIAKNIVAAGLADKCEVQLAYAIGVADPVSVLVDTKNTEKMAVESLDKLVRKHFPLTPRGIIDHLKLRRPIFRKTAAYGHFGRNEPEFTWEKTDKAKALRRDAGL, from the coding sequence ATGAGAAACAATTACCTGTTTACGTCCGAATCTGTCACCGAAGGGCACCCCGACAAAATCGCCGACCAAATTTCCGACGGGATTCTGGACGCGATTCTCGCCCAAGATAAATATTCCCGCGTCGCCTGCGAAACGATCCTCACCACCGGCATTGCCTTCGTCGCCGGGGAAATCTCCACCAAAGCCTATGTGGAGATCCCCGACATCATCCGCGACGTGATCAAGGACGTGGGCTACAACGATGCCTCGTGGGGGTTCGACTCCCATACCTGCTCGGTCCTGACCGCCATTCATCAGCAATCCAGCGACATTGCCATGGGCGTGGACTCAGGCGGCGCCGGCGACCAGGGCTTGATGTTTGGCTACGCCACCAACGAAACCACGGAATTGATGCCGATGCCGATCGTGCTGGCCCATCGGCTGACCAAGCGCCTGGCGGAAGTCCGGAAGAAGAAGATCCTCAACTGGGTGCGCCCGGACGGCAAGTCCCAAGTCACGGTTGAATACAAGAACGGCAAGCCGGTGCGTATCGATACCATCGTCGTCTCGACCCAGCACAGCCCCGATGTCACCAACAAGCAGATCGAACGCGATATCATGGAAAAGGTCATCAAGCCCGTCATGCCGAAGGGGCTCTACAACCCCGCCAGCGTGAAACACCACATCAATCCGACCGGCCGTTTCGTCGTCGGCGGGCCGATGGGCGACACCGGCCTCACCGGCCGCAAGATCATCGTCGATACCTATGGCGGCCATGGCAGCCACGGCGGCGGCGCCTTCTCCGGCAAGGATCCGACAAAGGTGGACCGCTCCGCCTCCTACATGGCGCGCTACATCGCCAAGAATATCGTCGCAGCGGGACTCGCTGATAAGTGCGAGGTCCAGCTGGCCTATGCCATCGGCGTGGCAGACCCCGTCTCCGTGCTCGTCGATACCAAGAACACCGAAAAGATGGCCGTGGAGAGCCTCGATAAGCTCGTCCGCAAACATTTCCCGCTGACCCCGCGCGGCATCATCGATCACCTGAAGCTCCGCCGGCCGATCTTCCGCAAGACCGCGGCCTACGGCCACTTTGGCCGCAACGAACCGGAATTCACCTGGGAAAAGACCGACAAGGCCAAAGCCTTGCGCAGAGACGCGGGGCTCTAG
- the ahcY gene encoding adenosylhomocysteinase, which yields MDYDVKDIKLADQGKLKIEWAEATMPVLRLIRARFKRQQPLKGVRVTACLHVTTETANLAITLKAGGADVRLCASNPLSTQDDVAAALVQHEGIPTFAIKGEDNATYYRHIESAIAHRPHLSMDDGADVVSHLHSKRKELLRNVIGGTEETTTGVIRLRSMAEKKVLKFPVISVNDADTKHMFDNRYGTGQSTMDGIIRATNRLVCGSVVVVAGYGWCGRGIAMRAKGMGADVVVTEIDPLKALEAVMDGYRVMPMEEAAPIGDFFVTVTGNLKVIRGEHFAKMKDGAIVCNSGHFNVELDIPALEKLAKKRKVVRDGVEQFTFKNGHRVSLLGEGRLVNLATAEGHPSSVMDMSFANQALSAEYIVKNYKMLEKKVYPVPAVIDKEISRLKLAGMGVHIDKLTKEQEKYLASWEMGT from the coding sequence GTGGATTACGATGTGAAAGACATTAAGCTGGCCGACCAAGGCAAACTCAAGATCGAATGGGCCGAGGCCACCATGCCGGTACTGCGCCTCATTCGCGCACGATTCAAGCGGCAACAGCCGCTGAAAGGCGTGCGGGTCACCGCCTGTCTCCACGTCACCACGGAAACGGCAAATCTGGCCATTACCCTCAAGGCCGGCGGAGCCGATGTCCGCCTCTGCGCGTCGAATCCCCTCAGCACACAGGATGACGTGGCCGCCGCGCTTGTCCAGCATGAAGGCATTCCGACCTTCGCCATCAAGGGCGAAGACAACGCGACCTACTACCGCCACATCGAATCCGCCATTGCCCATCGGCCGCACCTCTCGATGGATGACGGCGCCGACGTCGTCTCGCATCTGCACTCCAAGCGCAAAGAGCTGTTGCGCAATGTGATCGGCGGCACCGAGGAAACCACCACCGGCGTCATCCGGCTCCGGAGCATGGCCGAGAAAAAGGTCCTGAAGTTCCCCGTCATCTCCGTGAACGATGCCGACACCAAGCACATGTTCGACAACCGCTACGGCACGGGCCAATCCACCATGGACGGCATCATTCGCGCGACCAACCGCCTCGTGTGCGGCTCCGTCGTCGTCGTGGCCGGCTACGGCTGGTGCGGGCGCGGCATTGCCATGCGCGCCAAGGGCATGGGCGCCGATGTGGTGGTCACCGAAATCGATCCGTTGAAAGCGCTCGAAGCCGTCATGGATGGCTACCGCGTCATGCCCATGGAAGAGGCCGCCCCTATCGGCGATTTCTTCGTGACCGTGACCGGGAACTTAAAAGTCATCCGCGGCGAGCACTTCGCCAAGATGAAAGACGGCGCCATCGTCTGCAACAGCGGTCACTTCAACGTGGAGCTCGATATTCCAGCCTTGGAGAAACTGGCCAAGAAGCGGAAAGTCGTCCGCGACGGCGTCGAGCAGTTTACGTTCAAGAACGGCCATCGCGTCAGCCTTCTTGGCGAAGGCCGCTTGGTCAATCTCGCGACCGCCGAAGGCCATCCGTCGAGCGTCATGGACATGAGCTTCGCCAATCAGGCCCTGAGCGCGGAATACATCGTGAAGAACTATAAGATGCTGGAGAAGAAGGTCTACCCGGTCCCCGCCGTCATCGATAAAGAAATCTCCCGGCTCAAGCTCGCCGGCATGGGAGTACATATCGACAAGCTGACGAAGGAACAAGAAAAATATCTGGCCAGCTGGGAAATGGGCACATAG
- a CDS encoding VIT1/CCC1 transporter family protein: MAAMPHDPDLPRTLILDELFDLSLYQALRDVTQPDVHETLDELIKVETAHLAFWKKFFNLAPDRLDLGRRIKLHVMMLICRMFGSTAVHLVLEAIEVHGVRKYLAIWREYQGQPLADALRGILMDEFKHEDVLVTALTQRKINAEKIRNIFLGLNDGLVEILGAVSGFFGAFGSATMVLIAASTTAVAGALSMGAGAFLALNSEKEVKSTELARRIFLGEQSDETPMEEQPLASALVVGSAYLMGAVVPVLPVLIGAQDALYSVLTAGLMVVLVSTILSFLSGMDITRRIALNLMIITVAVSVSYGIGIVAKHIWGIAV, translated from the coding sequence ATGGCCGCCATGCCTCACGATCCCGATCTTCCTCGGACGCTGATTCTCGACGAACTGTTCGACCTCTCGCTCTACCAAGCATTGCGGGATGTCACTCAGCCGGATGTCCACGAGACGCTGGATGAATTAATCAAGGTTGAAACGGCGCATCTCGCCTTCTGGAAGAAATTCTTCAATCTTGCTCCCGACCGTCTCGACCTTGGCCGCCGCATCAAATTGCACGTTATGATGCTGATTTGCCGGATGTTCGGGTCAACCGCCGTGCACCTCGTGCTCGAAGCGATTGAAGTCCATGGCGTACGAAAGTACCTCGCCATCTGGCGGGAGTATCAAGGCCAGCCCCTGGCGGACGCCTTGCGCGGCATCCTGATGGATGAATTCAAACATGAGGACGTCCTCGTCACCGCGCTGACCCAGCGTAAAATCAACGCCGAGAAGATTCGCAATATTTTTCTGGGATTGAACGACGGGTTGGTGGAGATCCTCGGCGCCGTCAGCGGATTTTTCGGCGCATTCGGCAGCGCCACCATGGTTTTGATCGCCGCGTCGACAACGGCGGTCGCCGGTGCACTCTCGATGGGAGCGGGCGCGTTCCTGGCCCTCAACTCTGAAAAGGAAGTGAAATCGACCGAACTGGCCAGGAGAATCTTCCTGGGAGAACAGTCTGACGAGACGCCGATGGAAGAGCAGCCATTGGCCTCGGCTCTCGTCGTTGGATCGGCCTACCTCATGGGCGCTGTCGTGCCCGTTCTGCCCGTGCTTATTGGAGCGCAGGATGCCCTGTATTCCGTCCTTACGGCCGGACTCATGGTGGTGCTGGTGTCGACCATCTTATCGTTCTTGTCCGGAATGGATATCACCAGGCGCATCGCGCTCAATCTGATGATCATCACCGTCGCCGTGAGTGTGAGCTACGGCATCGGCATCGTGGCCAAGCACATCTGGGGCATTGCGGTCTAG
- a CDS encoding radical SAM protein encodes MLVFLVHVRDPQFYAHPAKTRAKNGNIRVMGFPPIGIMSLSSVLKQAGHECVMFDQANPDTPNDVIVEAIKQQKPALVGLSFLSTTSYPYAKILARQIRAADSTVKLAFGGVFASLNAGLVKLQCREVDFVCRGDGEQLLLDLLANLQDPETVAGVTWMKDGQVINNPGRPMERHLDQWPFPDRESLKLDFVESMPLDVPAVLSMERFTTMQTSRGCPWPCVFCDIPVFNEGKWRARSAQHVVDELKYLEANGYGSVYFVDDHFLLQPKRIEAICTGVTDANLKIQWGIEGRVDSVAQHLFPAMAKAHCRTVMFGIESGSQKILDRLKKEQTLAEVTTAVKNAKKAGIEIVHGFFTVGNPDETVEDMQATFDFASKLPLDTFGFNRLCVYRGTPLWQEYVKRGLVSDVTDWYKYFKCSEIDPTCLPGEVINDVRQQGLKKLFLYKLTHYPLQTYRLLRRFLRFMPVRDVAYLIAKPFMGKKTGATKAEVLSRAVEHAETKDAAAQLTQLSDEMLHDVMEASRLERLRIQQEAEGSRELPMFQAR; translated from the coding sequence ATGCTCGTGTTTCTGGTCCACGTCCGCGATCCCCAGTTCTACGCCCATCCGGCAAAAACCCGTGCGAAAAATGGCAATATCCGCGTCATGGGCTTCCCGCCCATCGGCATCATGTCGCTCTCGTCCGTCCTGAAACAGGCCGGCCACGAGTGTGTGATGTTTGACCAGGCCAATCCGGACACGCCGAACGACGTCATCGTTGAGGCGATCAAGCAACAAAAGCCGGCCCTTGTGGGCCTGAGCTTTCTGAGCACGACGAGTTACCCCTACGCCAAGATTCTTGCGCGCCAGATTCGTGCGGCGGACTCCACCGTCAAACTGGCCTTCGGAGGCGTGTTTGCGAGCCTCAATGCGGGGTTGGTGAAGCTGCAATGCCGGGAGGTCGATTTCGTGTGCCGTGGCGACGGCGAACAGCTTCTGCTCGATCTTCTGGCCAACCTGCAAGACCCCGAAACCGTTGCGGGTGTGACCTGGATGAAGGATGGCCAGGTCATCAACAACCCGGGCCGCCCGATGGAGCGGCATCTGGATCAATGGCCGTTTCCTGACCGCGAGAGCCTCAAGCTCGACTTTGTCGAGTCGATGCCGCTCGATGTGCCGGCGGTATTGTCGATGGAGCGCTTCACGACGATGCAGACCTCTCGCGGCTGTCCCTGGCCCTGCGTGTTCTGCGACATTCCGGTGTTCAATGAGGGCAAGTGGCGGGCGCGGAGCGCGCAGCATGTCGTCGATGAGCTGAAATATCTTGAAGCGAATGGCTATGGATCGGTCTATTTTGTCGACGATCACTTTCTGCTTCAGCCCAAGCGCATCGAAGCGATTTGCACGGGGGTGACCGACGCCAATCTCAAGATTCAATGGGGCATCGAGGGGCGGGTCGATTCCGTCGCCCAGCATTTGTTCCCCGCCATGGCCAAGGCGCACTGCCGCACGGTCATGTTCGGGATCGAAAGCGGCAGTCAAAAGATTCTGGACCGGCTGAAGAAAGAGCAGACGTTGGCCGAGGTGACGACGGCGGTGAAGAATGCCAAAAAAGCCGGTATCGAAATCGTGCACGGGTTCTTCACGGTCGGGAACCCCGACGAAACGGTCGAGGACATGCAAGCCACCTTCGATTTCGCCTCCAAGCTGCCGCTCGATACCTTCGGGTTTAACCGGCTCTGTGTCTATCGAGGCACGCCCTTATGGCAGGAATATGTGAAGCGCGGGCTCGTCAGCGATGTGACGGATTGGTACAAGTATTTCAAATGTTCGGAGATCGATCCCACCTGTCTGCCCGGTGAAGTCATCAACGACGTGCGGCAGCAGGGCCTCAAAAAGTTGTTCCTGTACAAGCTCACGCACTATCCGCTCCAGACCTATCGATTGCTCCGCCGGTTTCTCCGGTTCATGCCTGTGCGCGACGTGGCCTATCTGATCGCCAAGCCGTTCATGGGAAAGAAGACCGGCGCAACCAAGGCCGAGGTACTCTCGCGCGCGGTGGAACATGCCGAAACGAAGGACGCGGCCGCGCAGCTTACCCAGTTGAGCGACGAGATGTTGCACGACGTGATGGAAGCCTCGCGGCTGGAACGTCTGCGGATTCAACAGGAAGCGGAGGGGTCGCGGGAGTTGCCGATGTTCCAGGCACGCTAG
- the sucD gene encoding succinate--CoA ligase subunit alpha — MSILVNKNTRVVVQGITGKEGSFHATQCKAYGTKVVAGVTPGKAGQEVEGIPVFNTVADAVKKEGCDTSLIFVPPPFCADAILEAADAGVKLIICITEGIPVNDMVKVKRALYGRDVRLIGPNCPGVITVDEAKIGIMPGFIHKKGVVGVVSRSGTLTYEAVHQLSTLGLGETTCVGIGGDPVNGTGFVDVLPLFEKDPETHAIVMIGEIGGDAEEKAAAFIKKNIKKPVISFIAGITAPPGRRMGHAGAIISGGKGTATEKMKALETAGVKVVKNPAEIGNAVKAALGR, encoded by the coding sequence GTGAGCATTCTCGTTAATAAGAACACGCGGGTGGTGGTGCAGGGGATTACGGGGAAGGAAGGCTCCTTCCATGCGACGCAGTGCAAGGCCTATGGAACGAAGGTGGTCGCCGGGGTGACGCCGGGTAAGGCAGGGCAGGAAGTCGAAGGCATTCCGGTTTTCAATACCGTGGCCGATGCCGTCAAGAAAGAGGGCTGTGACACGTCGCTGATTTTCGTCCCGCCGCCGTTTTGCGCCGATGCGATTCTGGAGGCCGCCGATGCCGGTGTGAAGTTGATCATCTGCATTACCGAAGGCATTCCAGTGAACGACATGGTCAAGGTGAAGCGCGCCCTCTATGGCCGCGATGTGCGTTTGATTGGGCCGAACTGCCCCGGCGTCATCACGGTCGACGAAGCGAAGATCGGCATCATGCCAGGCTTTATTCACAAGAAGGGTGTGGTCGGCGTGGTGTCCCGCAGCGGGACCCTCACGTATGAAGCCGTGCATCAGCTCTCGACGTTAGGGCTTGGCGAAACGACCTGTGTTGGGATCGGCGGCGATCCGGTCAACGGCACCGGATTTGTGGATGTGCTGCCATTGTTCGAGAAGGATCCCGAGACGCATGCCATCGTCATGATCGGCGAGATTGGCGGCGATGCGGAAGAGAAGGCTGCGGCGTTCATCAAGAAGAACATCAAGAAGCCGGTGATCAGTTTTATCGCCGGCATCACCGCTCCTCCAGGCCGCCGCATGGGCCATGCCGGGGCGATTATTTCCGGCGGCAAGGGCACGGCGACGGAAAAGATGAAGGCGCTCGAAACGGCCGGTGTGAAAGTGGTGAAGAATCCGGCAGAAATCGGTAATGCGGTGAAGGCGGCTCTCGGGCGATAG